Within Exiguobacterium sp. BMC-KP, the genomic segment TGCAGATTGAATGACTTGTTGATGAATGTGATTCATTCTTTCTACTGACTGTTGCATTTGGTCACGTCCAATTTTTGTTAACGAAGCCATATCTATGGTTGTCTCTTGAATGGTCCGACCAGATTCGGAGGCAGTTTGAATCAGCGAAGAAAAACTTTGCATTTCTTCATTTAAAGACAGTGTGACATGGGTCTGGTTCTCTGTACCGATTGCGATCTCTCCCATTGTACGCGCAATTTGTGTAGAACCATCTAATACTTCTGTCGTGCTGTGATCGATTGAATGACTGGTCGTCGTGACAAGATTTGATGTTTGTTTAATATCAGCAATCATTACTCGTAGCATCTCATTCATGTCACGAATGGAGATTGCTAACGCATAAATTTCATCTTTTGAAGGAATAGTCAAATCCGTTAATGTTTGTTTTGCTTGTTTAAGATGTCCTTTAGCAATTAGGTCTGCGACTGATTGCAATGTTTCGAGCGGTCTTAACTTTCGTCCAAGAACAATATATAACAAGGTAAGCGTTCCAAGAAGTAACAACAATAATAAGCCAATAAAGAGAGGAAGGTTTTGTTTTAACAAAGAAGTCGTTAATTCAGTGACTTCTTTTGCAGCAATATCTGTTCCTAAAATACCAATGACTTGACCCGAAGAACTTTTCAAAGGTACATACACACTGATGTACTCGCCATAATCAGGATCTTGAATGACATCAGTCGCAAAAGTTTGTCCTTTTAAAACATCTTTCATGTCTTTTGCTTTTGCTCCAGTCGCAGGGGAATCGATTTTTACAGCGTCCTTTGCAGGTAATCCATCTACTAAAAGATGAACTTTATTATTTTCTACTCGTGCTGTGTACGCATACATTAAGCCATTTTCCTTGCGAAGGGTATTTAATTGTTCACGCAATTGGTCGTACTTTGCTGATGGCGTTAGTTCATTTAGAAAGGATTCATATTTCTCTAAACTAATTGTATTTGCAATACGTAACGCATCTTTTTCAGCTGTAGCTTTTAAGGTAGATAATGCAGTCTGTTTAGTATTAAAGTAAAGTGATGCACTACTTATAATAAAAAATAAAGTAAAGATTAGTCCGATAATCAACAATAATCGAGTGCGAATGGAGTGTTTTTTCCCGCTCATGCTCAACCTCCTAAATAAATTGGTAACGAGAGTATAGTTCATATATCGGACTGGATGATGAAAAAGTAAATAGTATTTTCAATCACATATGTAACTATTTATACATCTATAAATTCGGGTATATACTAAACTATACTATTCTTAGTTTAATACGATAGAAGAAAAAACGACAACAAGCATTATTTCTAGCAATCTATAAGGAGGATTTGAAAATGTATTCTTATTCAGTTTCTGCTTATCAATCTAAATTCATTTTTGAAAACGAATTAAAAAGAAATGGTTTGACTACAAAAACTGCTAAGATCAAATTGTTTTCTTGTTTAGGATGTCGAACATTGATTCTATCAAAAACAGATGATTTGATTACCCATCATTGCTGTGGAGAAAAGAGGAAGTTCTTATGAGTCAACCACAACTCATTGTTTAAGATAGTTGAATGAACAAACGAAGCAGAAAGTAAGAATTATGACATTATTGTGTTCTTTTTTTCTGATATCCATTCCCATTTTATGTTCTTTCCTTTTCCGATACATCGTATCTGACCTTTATTTCGCAAAATACGCAACATTTTTTCGACAAGCTGTTTACCTGCCTCAGGATGATGTTCTAGCAACTGTTGTTTTGTGAAGGGTTCCGATTGAGAAGTTATAAACGTAAAAATTTGCTCCATCTTGATTTCGGAAATGGAACGGTTTTTATAAGCATTGATAAAGCCGCCTATTTCTTTGTAAGCTGTTAGAACAGTTTCTAAGTAGAATTGAGTCCATTGATGTAACGGTAAGATGGCATCGGCATCTTGATCTTTAAATCTTTGTAGAAAGCTGTCATGAAAACTGTTGTAGGATTCATTAAATTGTCGATCGAGTGAAAAGTAACATTGGATTCGATAATCAAATTGGTGAAGTAAGTAGATATTCAACAGCCTCATGAGTCTTAATGCATCATAATGACCTCTTATTTGTTTAAAGAATTTATGGAGTAATAACGGAATTGCAATTAAAGGATGCATTTTTTGGACTTCAATTGATGATTGAAATTCAAAAAATAACTTTTGAAGGTCAGCTGTAGAAAGACATTGACTAGTCGACGTGATGGAGTGGGGAAGTAAAGGGTTCTCGGGAAATAAACTTGTTTTTTCATTGAGTTGGTCTGTAGTCAAATGCTGATTTATTTCCTTATGAATAATATACACGATGCGAAAATCATAAACTGAATAGTCGATGTGATGATCATGTATATAAGAGAGGGCATCACGATGGCCAGCGAGCTCACGTTCTTGTATATGAAAAGGACTATACGTGTTTCTTACCAGTTGAATCATACGTTCTTCCGCTAAATGTATAGAAGTCAAATTATTTAATGCTTGAATCGT encodes:
- a CDS encoding methyl-accepting chemotaxis protein; protein product: MSGKKHSIRTRLLLIIGLIFTLFFIISSASLYFNTKQTALSTLKATAEKDALRIANTISLEKYESFLNELTPSAKYDQLREQLNTLRKENGLMYAYTARVENNKVHLLVDGLPAKDAVKIDSPATGAKAKDMKDVLKGQTFATDVIQDPDYGEYISVYVPLKSSSGQVIGILGTDIAAKEVTELTTSLLKQNLPLFIGLLLLLLLGTLTLLYIVLGRKLRPLETLQSVADLIAKGHLKQAKQTLTDLTIPSKDEIYALAISIRDMNEMLRVMIADIKQTSNLVTTTSHSIDHSTTEVLDGSTQIARTMGEIAIGTENQTHVTLSLNEEMQSFSSLIQTASESGRTIQETTIDMASLTKIGRDQMQQSVERMNHIHQQVIQSADQVEQLKQQSSDIQALVGIIRGISEQTNLLALNAAIEAARAGEQGKGFAVVATEVKNLSSHVASSVSEIASIVTSIETSAAQMQQSFSTTVQATESGKQIVLETDKTFENLSTQVTDVSTSTRHMTEKMNHVLASEQKIRMALEEIAAVAEEHTASNEEVAAASEQMIATITTLHDLVENLNERTNHLESESKKFDI